From the genome of Candidatus Anaeroferrophillus wilburensis, one region includes:
- a CDS encoding phosphoribosylanthranilate isomerase yields the protein MVRTRVKICGLTNLEDALLAAKAGADLLGFIFAPSPRRVDPLTAATMIAKLPPLVQTVGVFVDEQPATVMAVADRCRLDFLQLSGAETPADCLLLDGRKIIKTIHVGGDGLPELELYRDHCDLLLFDTRVAGLAGGSGRTFDWQLVNQTGVDDPFMLAGGLTPDNVGQAIATVHPWAVDVSSGVEREPGRKDPEKINAFMDAVRKADDYAG from the coding sequence ATGGTGCGAACCAGAGTAAAGATCTGCGGCTTGACCAACCTTGAAGATGCCCTGCTGGCGGCGAAGGCCGGGGCTGATCTGCTGGGTTTTATCTTTGCCCCCAGCCCCCGGCGGGTAGATCCGCTGACCGCGGCCACGATGATCGCCAAACTCCCGCCGTTGGTCCAGACAGTGGGGGTCTTTGTCGATGAACAACCGGCTACCGTGATGGCGGTGGCCGATCGCTGCCGGCTGGATTTTCTGCAGTTATCAGGTGCTGAAACCCCGGCCGACTGTCTGCTACTCGACGGCCGGAAAATCATTAAAACCATCCACGTGGGCGGCGATGGTCTGCCGGAGTTGGAACTGTACCGGGACCATTGTGATCTCTTGCTGTTTGACACCCGGGTTGCCGGTCTGGCCGGCGGCAGCGGCCGGACTTTTGACTGGCAGCTGGTCAATCAAACCGGGGTGGACGATCCCTTTATGCTTGCCGGCGGTTTGACCCCCGACAATGTGGGACAGGCGATTGCCACGGTGCATCCCTGGGCGGTGGACGTCAGCTCCGGGGTGGAACGGGAGCCGGGTCGCAAGGACCCGGAAAAGATTAATGCGTTTATGGATGCAGTGAGGAAAGCTGATGACTATGCCGGATGA
- a CDS encoding MFS transporter, giving the protein MKKLPRHLPFYYGWIIVAVSFVTLGLSFGVWYSFSVFFVAIIKDFGWNRSATASIFSLFIISHYLCAMVAGIMVDRYGPRWLIPAGALWLSIALFAVSRATTLPHFYLSYGIGAAAGVSFMGFVPHAALLPRWFIRRRGLAVGMAMSGIGLGMLLIPPGMEHIIASHGWRAAYRVLALLMLVAIPLNILLQRRDPRQVGTVPDGTRAPAPAGSPATRSKRMVVLDHDWADTSWDAGKALRTRRFWLLAAGFFFGPFAIQGTLLHAVACLIDNGIPSRQAAAVLGILGICGSGGKIILGFLADRWQRETANSIGMAAASLGIIALLAVQQQPQVFAYLFAAFFGLGYGAAAPLFPSIAADLFQGPTFGRIFGLLSLFLGLGGAAGAWAAGRVFDVTHSYEPAFLVIMTALWLSCLAFWLAAPRKVRRILPTGPLDQETG; this is encoded by the coding sequence ATGAAAAAGTTGCCCCGCCACCTGCCCTTTTATTACGGCTGGATCATCGTCGCCGTTTCTTTTGTAACCCTCGGTCTCTCCTTTGGCGTCTGGTACTCCTTCTCGGTCTTTTTCGTCGCCATCATTAAAGATTTTGGCTGGAACCGCAGCGCCACGGCAAGCATTTTCAGCCTCTTCATCATCAGTCACTATCTATGTGCCATGGTCGCCGGCATCATGGTCGACCGCTACGGCCCCCGCTGGCTGATTCCTGCCGGCGCCCTCTGGCTGAGCATTGCCCTGTTTGCCGTTTCCCGGGCCACCACCCTGCCGCACTTTTATCTCAGCTACGGCATCGGCGCCGCGGCCGGGGTCAGCTTTATGGGTTTTGTCCCCCATGCCGCCCTGCTGCCCCGTTGGTTTATCCGCCGCCGGGGGCTGGCGGTCGGCATGGCCATGTCCGGCATCGGCCTGGGTATGCTGCTCATCCCGCCGGGGATGGAACATATCATCGCCAGCCATGGCTGGCGGGCCGCCTACCGCGTCCTCGCCCTGCTGATGCTGGTGGCCATTCCCCTTAATATCCTCCTGCAGCGCCGGGATCCCCGGCAGGTGGGCACCGTACCGGATGGCACCCGGGCACCAGCGCCGGCAGGCAGCCCGGCAACCCGGAGCAAAAGAATGGTTGTCCTTGACCATGACTGGGCTGACACCAGCTGGGATGCTGGGAAAGCCCTGCGCACCCGACGGTTCTGGCTGCTGGCAGCGGGTTTCTTCTTCGGTCCCTTTGCCATCCAGGGGACCCTGCTCCACGCGGTAGCCTGCCTGATCGACAACGGCATTCCTTCCCGACAGGCGGCCGCTGTCCTGGGCATCCTGGGCATCTGCGGTTCCGGCGGCAAAATCATCCTCGGCTTCCTGGCCGATCGCTGGCAGCGGGAAACCGCCAACAGCATCGGTATGGCGGCCGCTTCTCTGGGCATCATCGCCCTGCTGGCGGTACAACAGCAGCCACAGGTATTCGCCTACCTTTTTGCAGCCTTCTTCGGCCTCGGCTACGGCGCCGCAGCACCGCTCTTTCCCTCGATCGCCGCCGATCTCTTCCAGGGCCCCACCTTCGGGCGGATTTTCGGCCTTCTGTCACTTTTTCTCGGCCTGGGAGGTGCCGCAGGCGCCTGGGCGGCCGGCCGGGTTTTTGACGTCACCCACAGCTATGAACCGGCATTCCTGGTTATCATGACCGCCCTCTGGCTGTCATGCCTGGCTTTCTGGCTGGCAGCGCCCCGGAAAGTCCGGCGGATTCTGCCCACTGGTCCCTTGGACCAGGAAACCGGATAG
- a CDS encoding DUF3786 domain-containing protein yields the protein MKKQEGSMMADSQWPADPEDNRQYCRLDQLNSGWWQEAEMLLARGQGNFPHLTVTREGIELPWWGQPVLVVPAAKRMVPLAGQQPLTYQEGLVILGLLGYAVRHDQLPPATGLVSAEHLTGGTTFFRGPHVMASVLISRRFARDGAAFLTLGQAVGGQPAAYGEYGLAFSWYPGLTWIVALWEEDEEFAARAMYLFDRSIEQLFALDVIWALGNVVARKMAAP from the coding sequence TTGAAAAAACAAGAAGGTAGCATGATGGCTGATTCCCAATGGCCGGCGGATCCGGAGGATAATCGCCAGTACTGTCGTCTTGACCAGCTCAATTCCGGCTGGTGGCAGGAGGCGGAAATGCTGCTGGCGCGCGGACAGGGGAATTTTCCCCACCTGACCGTGACCAGGGAAGGCATTGAACTGCCCTGGTGGGGCCAGCCGGTACTGGTTGTTCCCGCGGCAAAGCGGATGGTTCCCCTTGCCGGCCAGCAGCCCCTTACCTACCAGGAGGGTCTGGTTATCCTCGGTCTCCTGGGTTATGCCGTCCGCCATGATCAGCTGCCGCCGGCGACCGGTCTGGTGAGTGCCGAGCATCTCACCGGCGGCACGACCTTTTTCCGTGGTCCCCATGTGATGGCCTCGGTTCTTATCAGCCGCCGCTTTGCCCGCGACGGGGCGGCCTTTCTGACCCTGGGGCAGGCAGTGGGAGGCCAGCCGGCCGCTTACGGGGAGTATGGGCTAGCGTTTTCTTGGTATCCCGGCCTGACGTGGATTGTCGCCCTTTGGGAGGAAGACGAGGAGTTTGCCGCCCGGGCCATGTATCTCTTTGACCGCAGCATTGAGCAGCTCTTTGCCCTTGACGTCATCTGGGCGCTGGGCAACGTGGTGGCCAGGAAAATGGCGGCGCCGTAA
- the trpD gene encoding anthranilate phosphoribosyltransferase produces the protein MIRHYIEQVVQRHDLSEAEMIAAMTEIMEGRASDAQIAAFITGLRMKGETIDEITGAARVMRQKATPVPVAGAAVSLDRDDITIDEETIVDTCGTGGDGTNTFNISTATAFVVAAAGLKVAKHGNRSVSSQCGSADVIRALGVNLDLSPEQVGCCVAEVGIGFLFAPLLHSAMKYAIGPRREIGIRTIFNLLGPLTNPAGAGVQVLGVYDPALTMVIAGVLQRLGARHAMVVHGEGCLDEMSLVGATRISRLQEGEITTFSLTPEDAGLASAPLSAVKGGDATANARILLDIFAGQLGPRRDVVLLNAAAVFVTAGLAADFRRGVTIAAEAIDSGKALSKVERLIAFSNQLAGE, from the coding sequence ATGATCAGACACTATATCGAACAGGTGGTGCAGCGGCATGATCTGAGCGAAGCTGAGATGATTGCAGCGATGACCGAAATTATGGAAGGTCGGGCCAGCGACGCTCAAATAGCCGCTTTTATTACCGGTCTGCGGATGAAGGGTGAAACCATTGACGAGATCACTGGGGCGGCCCGGGTAATGCGCCAGAAGGCAACGCCGGTGCCGGTGGCCGGCGCCGCAGTGAGTCTTGATCGGGATGATATTACCATTGATGAGGAAACCATCGTCGATACCTGCGGTACCGGTGGCGACGGCACCAACACCTTCAATATTTCCACCGCCACCGCCTTCGTGGTGGCGGCGGCCGGCCTTAAGGTGGCCAAACACGGCAACCGCTCGGTTTCCAGCCAGTGCGGCAGTGCCGATGTCATCCGGGCTCTGGGGGTGAATCTCGATCTGAGCCCGGAACAGGTGGGGTGCTGTGTTGCCGAGGTGGGAATCGGTTTCCTGTTTGCGCCGCTGCTCCACTCGGCGATGAAATATGCCATCGGTCCCCGGCGGGAGATAGGCATCCGGACGATCTTCAACCTTCTGGGGCCGCTGACCAATCCGGCCGGAGCCGGGGTCCAGGTGCTGGGTGTCTATGATCCGGCCCTGACGATGGTTATCGCCGGGGTTCTGCAGCGTCTGGGGGCGCGCCATGCCATGGTTGTCCATGGTGAAGGCTGCCTTGATGAAATGAGTCTGGTGGGGGCCACCAGGATTTCCCGTCTGCAGGAGGGGGAAATAACCACCTTTTCCCTGACGCCTGAAGATGCGGGCCTGGCATCGGCGCCATTGTCGGCGGTCAAGGGCGGTGATGCCACGGCTAATGCCAGGATTCTGCTGGATATCTTCGCCGGCCAGCTGGGACCCCGGCGTGATGTGGTGTTGCTCAACGCGGCGGCGGTGTTTGTCACTGCCGGTTTGGCGGCGGATTTCCGCCGGGGGGTAACAATAGCCGCCGAAGCCATCGACAGCGGCAAGGCGCTGAGCAAGGTGGAGCGCCTGATAGCCTTCAGCAATCAGCTGGCCGGGGAGTAG
- a CDS encoding tryptophan synthase subunit alpha codes for MNRLNSTFDRLRQAGRKALITFITAGDPSLETTATLVATLAENGADIIELGVPFSDPLADGPTIQAASLRALQRGTTLAKILVLVQKIRRTSQVPLVLMSYYNPILRYGVERFVAAAVEAGVDGVIVPDLPLEEGAALRQAAEAKGLAVIQLVAPTSSPERMASLCRASRGFVYYVTVTGITGARRELPVAIADSLQQLQSFTDTPIAAGFGISTPEQASEVGRHADGVIVGSTLVKLIADGGDDPQMLEKLGAQVRALRTGLDGIR; via the coding sequence ATGAACCGGCTCAACAGCACCTTTGATCGCCTGCGACAGGCTGGCCGCAAGGCACTGATTACCTTCATTACCGCCGGCGATCCCTCCCTGGAAACCACCGCTACGCTGGTGGCAACCCTAGCTGAAAATGGTGCCGATATCATCGAGCTCGGGGTGCCGTTCTCCGATCCGCTGGCCGATGGTCCCACCATCCAGGCGGCTTCCCTGCGCGCCCTGCAGCGGGGAACCACACTGGCCAAGATCCTGGTGCTGGTTCAGAAGATCCGCCGCACCAGCCAGGTTCCCCTGGTGCTTATGTCCTACTATAATCCTATCCTGCGCTATGGGGTGGAGCGGTTTGTGGCGGCGGCGGTGGAGGCGGGGGTGGACGGGGTGATTGTTCCCGACTTGCCGCTGGAGGAGGGGGCGGCATTGCGCCAGGCGGCAGAGGCCAAAGGACTGGCGGTGATTCAGCTGGTGGCGCCCACCAGCTCGCCGGAGCGGATGGCCAGCCTGTGCCGGGCGAGCCGCGGTTTTGTCTATTATGTCACCGTCACCGGTATCACCGGCGCCCGCCGGGAACTGCCGGTTGCCATTGCCGATTCCCTGCAGCAGCTGCAATCTTTTACCGACACCCCCATTGCCGCAGGATTTGGCATCTCCACCCCCGAGCAGGCGTCTGAAGTGGGGCGCCATGCGGACGGGGTTATTGTCGGCAGCACCCTGGTGAAACTGATCGCCGATGGGGGTGATGATCCGCAAATGTTGGAAAAGCTTGGCGCTCAGGTAAGGGCTCTGCGGACTGGATTGGATGGTATCAGGTAA
- a CDS encoding cytochrome C: protein MKKIHLTTALLAAVILLFGMVGSSMAIHPDIDLLDADGNPISSAGGLQPAFSYKTTCGACHNGVNLDGEGNVLLSYDDIEQHSLHAQLSANQFMGWNIWNPDSANSYKKGPAPKGKNWVQSPGHFGKW, encoded by the coding sequence ATGAAAAAAATTCATCTAACCACCGCTTTGCTGGCGGCAGTGATTCTGCTGTTTGGTATGGTGGGCAGTTCCATGGCAATCCATCCCGACATTGATTTGTTGGATGCCGACGGAAATCCCATTTCCTCGGCCGGTGGGCTGCAGCCGGCATTCAGTTATAAAACAACCTGTGGCGCCTGCCACAACGGGGTCAACCTTGACGGCGAGGGCAATGTCCTGCTGAGCTACGATGACATCGAACAGCACAGCCTGCATGCCCAATTGTCTGCCAACCAGTTCATGGGTTGGAACATCTGGAATCCCGATTCAGCCAATTCCTACAAAAAAGGCCCGGCTCCGAAAGGCAAGAACTGGGTCCAGAGTCCCGGCCATTTCGGCAAGTGGTGA
- a CDS encoding ChaN family lipoprotein — MMVCNGRRCLLFVLFIVILMGGCKTMESCGVPAGSPYRNPAELERGEIIHVPTGLSVSEAEFFDLTAGNRLFYIGEAHDNIYDHRLELKIIRELQRRFPGRLAVGMEMLGRQSQEEIDRWLAGELDEKAFLEVFGRDWGVLDFPYYRELLEFIRSNHIPLLAINVSKAERMSLVQERRELLGGSYPEPDDPYQKEALAAMFSGHDHGHLELFYAMQLLWEETMAESLVSYLDSDAGRDKKMVVITGGFHSAYGFGVPRKVLRQCKWPYVIVASTTPAALVENERQLMEVDFPSLPLYVADYLWCVPYRNLKDDQVRLGVHLSDLEDRVKVAAVQPDSAAARAGVQAEDLIVVIDGQPVSRSLDVQFAVLGKKAGDRCRLILSRDGQEFEVTVEFRSN, encoded by the coding sequence ATGATGGTGTGCAATGGCCGGCGATGTCTGCTGTTTGTGCTGTTTATTGTGATTCTCATGGGTGGTTGTAAAACAATGGAGTCCTGCGGGGTGCCCGCCGGGTCTCCCTACCGGAACCCGGCAGAGCTGGAACGCGGTGAGATTATCCATGTGCCCACCGGTCTCAGCGTCAGTGAGGCGGAGTTTTTTGACCTGACGGCCGGCAACCGGCTTTTCTACATTGGCGAAGCCCATGATAATATCTATGATCACCGGCTGGAGCTGAAGATTATCAGGGAACTGCAGCGGCGCTTTCCCGGCCGGCTGGCGGTGGGCATGGAGATGCTCGGCCGCCAGAGCCAGGAGGAGATCGACCGCTGGCTGGCGGGAGAGCTGGATGAGAAGGCATTTCTGGAGGTTTTTGGCCGCGATTGGGGGGTGCTGGATTTTCCTTACTATCGTGAACTGCTGGAATTTATCAGGAGCAACCACATCCCTTTGCTGGCTATCAACGTCAGCAAGGCTGAAAGGATGTCTTTGGTCCAGGAGCGGCGGGAATTGCTCGGGGGGAGCTATCCCGAACCCGATGACCCCTATCAGAAAGAGGCGCTGGCCGCCATGTTCAGCGGCCATGACCATGGGCACCTGGAGTTGTTTTATGCCATGCAGCTGCTCTGGGAGGAGACGATGGCTGAATCGTTGGTCAGTTACCTGGACAGCGATGCCGGCCGGGATAAAAAGATGGTGGTCATTACTGGAGGTTTTCACTCGGCCTACGGTTTCGGCGTTCCCCGAAAGGTTCTGCGGCAGTGCAAATGGCCCTATGTCATTGTTGCGTCAACCACCCCTGCTGCACTGGTGGAAAATGAGCGGCAGTTGATGGAGGTGGATTTCCCCTCTCTCCCCCTCTATGTTGCCGACTACCTCTGGTGTGTGCCTTACCGTAACTTGAAGGATGACCAGGTTCGCCTCGGCGTCCATCTGAGTGACCTTGAAGATCGGGTGAAGGTGGCGGCGGTGCAGCCGGATAGTGCCGCGGCTCGTGCCGGTGTCCAGGCTGAAGACCTGATCGTCGTTATCGACGGTCAGCCGGTATCCCGCAGCCTTGATGTTCAGTTTGCCGTTCTGGGGAAAAAAGCCGGTGACCGCTGCCGGCTTATCCTCAGCCGCGACGGACAGGAATTTGAGGTTACCGTTGAGTTCAGGTCGAACTGA
- the trpE gene encoding anthranilate synthase component I: MELLPSAAEFEELACRHSYVPLMCEVVADLDTPLSLYRKVARGSHSFLLESMEGGERWGRYSMIGLDPHLVFCQRGDTVTIVRRGQTEQLDHQGDPLESLKNLLAEFAPATFSGLPGFYGGAVGFLAYDTVKYFEHLPNSAADDTGFADAFFMVPGLLLVHDNLKNSLTIIALVKVGPGDDGAACYRRGVATISELHDRLRAPFAYEAAVPVDGDLSITANVSRDDFVAMVDRATEYVRAGDVIQVVLSQRFCCAEQIDPFTLYRALRLVNPSPYLYYLQFDDELLVGSSPELLVRKKERTVEVRPIAGTRPRGRTAAEDQEFEAELLADPKERAEHIMLVDLGRNDVGRIAAYGQVQVDELMAIERYSHVMHLVSHVQGQLQDDLDMFDAFRACFPAGTVSGAPKIRAMEIIDELEPTRRGPYAGAVGYFGFSGNMDFAIAIRTVMIKNGTIYFQAGAGIVADSDPLKEYEETVNKAMAIRKALERAAKGL; the protein is encoded by the coding sequence ATGGAGCTGCTGCCTTCTGCTGCCGAGTTTGAAGAGCTGGCCTGCCGTCATTCCTATGTTCCCCTCATGTGCGAGGTGGTGGCCGATCTCGATACGCCTTTGTCGCTCTATCGCAAGGTTGCCCGGGGCTCCCATTCCTTTCTCCTGGAAAGTATGGAGGGGGGGGAGCGCTGGGGCCGCTACAGCATGATCGGCCTTGATCCTCACCTGGTGTTCTGCCAGCGGGGCGATACAGTGACCATTGTCCGACGGGGGCAGACGGAACAGCTTGATCATCAGGGGGATCCCCTAGAGTCCCTCAAAAATCTACTGGCCGAATTTGCTCCGGCTACCTTTTCCGGGCTGCCCGGCTTTTATGGCGGTGCGGTGGGCTTCCTTGCCTATGATACGGTCAAATATTTTGAACACCTGCCGAACAGCGCTGCCGATGATACCGGTTTTGCCGATGCCTTTTTCATGGTTCCCGGTCTCCTGCTGGTCCATGACAACCTGAAGAACAGCCTGACGATCATTGCCCTGGTGAAGGTCGGGCCCGGCGATGATGGAGCGGCATGCTATCGTCGGGGAGTTGCAACGATCAGCGAGCTCCATGACCGGCTGCGGGCGCCCTTTGCCTACGAGGCGGCGGTGCCGGTGGATGGCGACCTGAGCATCACCGCCAATGTGAGTCGGGACGATTTCGTCGCGATGGTTGATCGGGCGACCGAATATGTCCGGGCCGGTGACGTCATCCAGGTGGTCCTTTCCCAGCGCTTCTGCTGCGCCGAACAGATCGATCCCTTCACCCTCTACCGGGCCCTGCGGCTGGTTAACCCCTCCCCCTACCTGTATTATTTGCAGTTTGATGATGAACTGCTGGTGGGCTCTTCGCCGGAGCTCCTGGTCCGCAAGAAGGAGCGGACGGTGGAGGTGCGGCCGATTGCCGGCACCCGGCCCCGGGGGCGGACGGCGGCTGAAGATCAGGAGTTCGAAGCGGAACTGCTCGCCGATCCCAAGGAGCGGGCCGAGCACATCATGCTGGTTGACCTGGGGCGCAACGATGTGGGCCGGATTGCCGCCTATGGCCAGGTTCAGGTGGATGAGCTGATGGCCATCGAACGCTATTCCCATGTCATGCACCTGGTCTCCCATGTCCAGGGGCAGTTGCAGGACGATCTTGATATGTTTGATGCCTTCCGGGCCTGCTTCCCGGCCGGTACGGTGAGTGGCGCACCGAAGATCCGGGCGATGGAGATTATCGATGAACTGGAGCCCACCCGGCGGGGACCCTATGCCGGGGCGGTGGGCTATTTCGGTTTTTCCGGCAACATGGATTTTGCCATTGCCATTCGTACCGTCATGATTAAAAACGGCACCATCTATTTTCAGGCCGGGGCGGGTATCGTGGCGGATTCCGATCCTCTCAAGGAGTACGAGGAAACGGTCAACAAGGCGATGGCCATCAGAAAGGCGCTGGAGCGGGCGGCGAAAGGATTGTGA
- a CDS encoding MGMT family protein, which translates to MIHLLTVPRGTVITYGTLATMAGYPGAARAVGRVMAANPFPLFYPCHRVIRADGQVGQYGGGTVLKQSLLAKEGITFDRRGTILADHQLKSP; encoded by the coding sequence ATGATACACTTACTGACCGTCCCCCGGGGAACGGTCATCACCTACGGTACCCTGGCAACCATGGCCGGCTACCCCGGTGCAGCCAGGGCGGTGGGCCGGGTGATGGCCGCCAACCCCTTTCCCCTCTTCTACCCCTGCCACCGGGTCATCAGAGCCGATGGCCAAGTTGGCCAATACGGCGGCGGCACGGTACTGAAACAATCACTGCTGGCAAAGGAGGGCATCACCTTTGACCGGCGTGGAACCATCCTTGCCGATCACCAGCTGAAATCTCCGTAA
- the trpC gene encoding indole-3-glycerol phosphate synthase TrpC, with translation MNVVNILEKIVICKRDEVARLKKTGVMTAPAGADADRRSLLAALSQKPQPRIIAEVKKASPSAGLLSDDFDPLALAMTYEQGGAAAISVVTDEAFFQGRLDWLAMVKKVVSLPLLRKDFIIDPLQLEQSRAAGADAVLLIAAILSLADLQLLLDKAAALGLECLVEVHNESELEKVLATPAAMIGINNRNLKDFSIDLGTTLRLRTLIPADRLVVSESGIDSHGQLQRLGAAGVQGVLIGSSLVKAAGRLHKLRQLQGMA, from the coding sequence ATGAACGTCGTGAATATTCTCGAAAAAATAGTGATCTGTAAAAGGGATGAGGTTGCCCGGCTGAAAAAAACGGGGGTTATGACTGCCCCGGCCGGTGCCGATGCCGATCGGCGTTCCCTGCTGGCTGCTTTGTCCCAAAAACCCCAGCCACGGATTATTGCCGAGGTGAAAAAGGCCTCACCGTCAGCCGGTCTGCTCAGCGATGATTTTGATCCACTGGCTCTGGCAATGACCTATGAGCAGGGCGGCGCCGCGGCAATTTCGGTGGTCACTGATGAAGCCTTTTTCCAGGGTCGGCTTGACTGGTTGGCCATGGTGAAAAAGGTGGTCTCCCTGCCGCTTTTGCGCAAGGATTTTATCATCGACCCGCTGCAGCTTGAACAGTCCCGGGCTGCCGGGGCCGACGCGGTCTTGCTGATTGCCGCCATTCTCAGCCTCGCTGACCTGCAGCTGCTGCTGGACAAAGCGGCGGCGCTGGGGCTGGAATGCCTGGTGGAGGTCCACAATGAGTCTGAACTGGAAAAGGTGCTGGCCACCCCGGCGGCGATGATCGGCATCAACAACCGCAATCTCAAGGATTTTTCCATCGATCTGGGGACGACGTTACGTCTGCGCACCCTGATTCCCGCCGACCGCCTGGTGGTCAGCGAGAGCGGCATCGATAGCCATGGACAGCTGCAGCGGCTGGGTGCTGCCGGCGTCCAGGGGGTGCTCATCGGCAGCAGCCTGGTAAAGGCTGCCGGCCGGCTGCATAAACTGCGGCAATTGCAGGGTATGGCATGA
- a CDS encoding class II aldolase/adducin family protein has translation MIQKQSLQLLCEYGRRLAADRLTTGTGGNLSIFDRKHGLTAITPSGLPYEQLTLGEISVINPDGSLRQGKAPSSEWPMHLAIYRARPDISAIVHTHSPYATTFAVLREEIPACHYLIAVTGSNSVRVAPYATFGTEELARQAAAGLARDNAILLANHGLLAIAPDIHRAYTIALHVEEVAKLYYRARAIGTPQILSQEEMRQAHERFKTYGR, from the coding sequence ATGATCCAGAAACAGTCTCTTCAGCTGCTCTGCGAGTACGGCCGACGGCTGGCAGCCGACCGGCTGACCACCGGCACCGGCGGCAACCTGAGCATTTTTGACCGGAAGCACGGACTGACGGCCATCACCCCCAGCGGGCTGCCCTATGAGCAGCTGACCCTCGGGGAAATCAGCGTCATCAACCCTGACGGCAGCCTCCGGCAGGGAAAAGCGCCATCCAGCGAATGGCCCATGCACCTGGCGATCTACCGGGCCCGCCCCGACATCAGCGCCATTGTCCACACCCACTCCCCCTACGCCACCACGTTTGCCGTCCTGCGGGAGGAAATTCCAGCCTGCCACTACCTGATTGCTGTTACCGGCAGCAACAGCGTCCGGGTCGCCCCCTACGCCACCTTCGGCACCGAAGAACTGGCCCGGCAGGCGGCTGCCGGCCTGGCCCGGGATAACGCCATCCTGCTGGCCAATCACGGTCTCCTGGCCATCGCCCCGGATATCCACCGCGCCTACACCATTGCCCTGCACGTTGAGGAGGTGGCAAAACTGTACTACCGGGCCCGGGCAATCGGCACCCCGCAAATCCTCAGCCAAGAAGAGATGCGTCAGGCCCACGAACGCTTCAAAACCTACGGCCGTTAA
- the trpB gene encoding tryptophan synthase subunit beta, whose translation MTMPDECGHFGPYGGRFVPETLMAALAELEAAYQQYRHDPEYIRQLTMLLADYCGRPTPLYHAVRLGAVLGVEKLYLKREDLAHTGAHKINNTMGQVLLAARMGKKRIIAETGAGQHGVATATAAALFGLGCEVYMGEKDMVRQQMNVFRMQLLGARVIPVTSGSQTLKDATNEAIRDWVTNVATTHYIIGSVVGPHPYPLIVRDLQAVIGAETRQQMMAREGRLPEVLMACVGGGSNAIGLFYPFIDDNVVMIGIEAAGEGLDSGRHAAPLTAGIPGVLHGCLSYLLQDDSGQVQEAHSVSAGLDYPGVGPEHSYLKDQERVFYGSVTDDEALAAFHLLARTEGIIPALESAHALAGVKKYAHRLVDKLVVVNLSGRGDKDVATVAALEGGNS comes from the coding sequence ATGACTATGCCGGATGAATGCGGTCATTTCGGTCCCTATGGCGGCCGTTTTGTCCCCGAAACCCTGATGGCCGCCCTGGCCGAACTGGAAGCTGCCTATCAACAGTATCGGCATGACCCCGAGTATATCCGCCAGCTGACCATGCTGCTGGCCGACTACTGCGGCCGGCCGACGCCGCTCTATCATGCCGTCCGCCTGGGAGCGGTGCTGGGGGTTGAAAAACTCTATCTCAAGCGGGAAGATCTGGCCCATACCGGCGCCCACAAAATCAACAATACCATGGGCCAGGTGCTGCTGGCGGCGCGGATGGGCAAAAAGCGGATTATTGCCGAGACCGGTGCCGGCCAGCATGGGGTGGCCACCGCCACCGCCGCCGCCCTTTTTGGCCTTGGGTGCGAGGTCTACATGGGCGAGAAAGATATGGTCCGTCAGCAGATGAATGTTTTCCGCATGCAGCTGCTGGGGGCCCGGGTGATTCCGGTGACATCCGGCAGCCAGACCCTCAAAGATGCCACCAATGAGGCGATCCGTGACTGGGTTACCAATGTCGCCACCACCCACTACATCATCGGTTCGGTGGTCGGTCCCCATCCCTATCCGCTCATTGTCCGTGACCTGCAGGCGGTCATCGGTGCGGAAACCAGACAGCAGATGATGGCCCGGGAGGGTCGGTTGCCTGAGGTGCTGATGGCTTGTGTCGGCGGCGGCAGCAATGCCATCGGCTTGTTTTATCCGTTCATTGACGACAATGTGGTCATGATCGGCATTGAGGCGGCCGGCGAGGGACTGGACAGCGGCCGCCACGCGGCTCCTTTGACCGCCGGCATTCCGGGGGTGCTGCACGGTTGTCTAAGCTATCTGCTCCAGGATGATTCCGGTCAGGTCCAGGAGGCCCATTCGGTATCGGCCGGTCTTGACTATCCCGGTGTCGGTCCTGAGCACAGCTATCTCAAGGATCAGGAGCGGGTTTTCTATGGTTCGGTGACCGATGATGAGGCTCTGGCTGCATTTCATCTCCTGGCCCGCACCGAGGGCATTATTCCGGCGCTGGAAAGCGCCCATGCCCTGGCCGGGGTGAAAAAATATGCCCACCGGCTGGTTGACAAACTGGTGGTGGTCAACCTTTCCGGTCGTGGGGACAAGGATGTGGCCACCGTCGCGGCCCTGGAAGGGGGGAACTCATGA